The Thomasclavelia ramosa DSM 1402 genome includes a region encoding these proteins:
- a CDS encoding aminotransferase class I/II-fold pyridoxal phosphate-dependent enzyme — translation MKAFSQMNNNELCELKKELEKRYLDFKARDLKLDMSRGKPASEQLDLSLGLLKQEDYMIDGIDCRNYGGLEGLPAMRRFFGELLDVNEKNVIVGGTSSLTLMYDYLSQAMLFGVMGNTPWSKLDKVKFLCPVPGYDRHFAFCEHFGIEMINIPMNSDGPDIETIKKHLQDESVKGMFCVPKYSNPQGITYSDDIIKAIASLTPAAKDFRIIYDNAYCVHDLNEHGDTLLNIFNELPKYQHEDMVIMVASTSKISFAGAGVSCIVASENNIVDIKKRLTIQSISQDKMNQLRHLNFFKDVAGLKAHMKKQAVLLKPKFDCVIEHLNNELGGKGIASWIEPNGGYFISLDVMPGCAKRIGELCKDAGVVLTTIGATYPYGIDPQDTNIRIAPSYPSVDELSKAAELLCICVQLACLEKLLK, via the coding sequence ATGAAAGCATTTTCACAAATGAACAATAATGAGTTATGTGAATTAAAAAAAGAATTAGAAAAAAGATATCTTGATTTCAAAGCAAGAGATTTAAAATTAGATATGTCACGCGGTAAACCAGCTAGTGAACAATTAGATTTATCACTCGGTTTATTAAAACAAGAAGATTATATGATTGATGGTATTGATTGCCGTAATTATGGTGGCCTTGAAGGTTTACCAGCAATGCGAAGATTCTTTGGTGAATTATTAGATGTAAATGAGAAAAATGTTATTGTAGGTGGAACGTCTAGTCTAACATTGATGTATGATTATCTTAGTCAAGCTATGTTATTTGGTGTCATGGGAAATACTCCATGGTCAAAGTTAGATAAAGTAAAATTTTTATGTCCAGTTCCTGGATATGACCGTCACTTTGCTTTTTGTGAACATTTCGGAATTGAGATGATCAATATTCCGATGAATAGTGATGGTCCTGATATTGAGACAATAAAAAAACATCTTCAAGATGAAAGTGTTAAGGGAATGTTCTGTGTTCCTAAATATTCTAATCCTCAAGGAATCACATATAGTGATGATATTATTAAAGCAATTGCCAGTTTAACACCAGCAGCAAAAGATTTTAGAATTATATATGATAATGCTTACTGTGTTCATGATTTGAATGAGCATGGCGATACCCTTTTAAATATATTTAACGAATTGCCTAAATATCAGCATGAAGATATGGTCATCATGGTCGCTTCAACATCAAAAATCAGTTTTGCTGGAGCGGGTGTATCATGTATTGTTGCCAGTGAAAATAATATTGTGGACATAAAAAAAAGATTAACGATTCAATCTATCTCGCAAGATAAAATGAATCAATTAAGGCATTTGAACTTTTTTAAAGATGTTGCTGGTTTAAAAGCTCATATGAAAAAACAAGCAGTTTTATTAAAACCTAAATTTGATTGTGTAATCGAACACTTAAATAATGAATTAGGCGGTAAAGGAATTGCTTCATGGATTGAACCAAATGGCGGATATTTTATCAGTCTCGATGTAATGCCTGGATGTGCTAAACGAATTGGGGAATTATGTAAAGATGCTGGTGTCGTTTTAACAACTATCGGAGCAACTTACCCATATGGAATCGACCCACAAGATACTAACATTAGAATTGCTCCATCATATCCTTCAGTTGATGAATTATCAAAAGCCGCTGAACTACTATGTATCTGTGTGCAATTAGCTTGTTTAGAAAAACTATTAAAATAA
- a CDS encoding aldo/keto reductase has protein sequence METRKLGSNFEISAIGLGCMGMTHGFGDASDQKEMIEVIRGAYQAGITMFDTAECYQGVSETGEILYNEDLVGQALSIYPRDNYQIATKCGIKVIDGKQVLDARPEVIRTSLSESLKRLKTDYVDLYYLHRVDPKTPIELVAQTMKELMAEGKIKHWGLSEAGVETIRKAHAICPLTVVESEYSMIFREPEKNGLLDTLKELKIGFIPFAPLGKGFLTATIDPNQTFSKNDTRSKQPRFKKENMAINQVLVELIKKLAKEKQVTPAQIALAWVMAQGDWIVPIPGSRKLSRIEENIKASKVILDEVDLKNIKRALDNMDLKAERWDPNSDNAKRVGK, from the coding sequence ATGGAAACAAGAAAACTCGGTAGTAATTTTGAAATATCAGCAATTGGTCTAGGATGTATGGGAATGACCCATGGTTTTGGTGATGCGAGTGATCAAAAAGAAATGATTGAAGTAATTCGCGGTGCTTATCAAGCAGGAATTACAATGTTTGATACTGCAGAGTGTTATCAAGGTGTTAGTGAAACAGGAGAAATTTTATATAATGAAGATTTAGTTGGACAGGCATTGAGTATCTATCCCCGTGATAATTATCAGATCGCAACTAAGTGTGGAATCAAGGTGATTGATGGAAAGCAGGTTTTAGATGCACGTCCTGAAGTAATTCGCACTTCTTTATCAGAATCACTGAAACGTTTAAAAACAGATTATGTGGATTTATATTATTTACATCGTGTTGATCCTAAAACACCGATTGAGCTTGTTGCTCAAACAATGAAAGAATTGATGGCGGAAGGAAAAATAAAGCATTGGGGATTATCAGAAGCAGGCGTTGAAACAATAAGAAAAGCTCATGCTATTTGCCCACTTACAGTAGTTGAGAGTGAGTATTCGATGATTTTTAGAGAACCTGAAAAAAATGGATTACTTGATACATTAAAGGAATTGAAAATAGGATTTATTCCATTTGCACCATTAGGTAAAGGATTTTTAACAGCAACGATCGACCCTAATCAAACTTTTTCTAAAAATGATACTAGAAGTAAACAACCACGATTTAAAAAAGAGAATATGGCAATAAATCAAGTACTAGTTGAATTGATCAAGAAGTTAGCAAAAGAAAAACAGGTAACTCCAGCTCAAATCGCTTTAGCTTGGGTAATGGCTCAAGGTGATTGGATCGTACCTATTCCAGGAAGTCGAAAGCTAAGTCGGATTGAAGAAAATATTAAAGCCAGCAAAGTTATTTTAGATGAGGTTGATTTGAAAAATATAAAAAGAGCATTAGATAATATGGATTTAAAGGCAGAACGTTGGGATCCAAATTCTGATAATGCTAAACGAGTAGGAAAATAG
- a CDS encoding MFS transporter, producing the protein MKEKLWTKKYLLSVIILFAICLCSNIVLSVLTIFAKNLTGLDTYAGLMTSIFTLAALCVRFIAGILLDKFGCKKVILGGITLMMAAAFFFIDCKQIELAIIYRIMQGIGFGIASTGASTYVAKMCHPNRLLEGVSYASIANSLTGVVGPSIAYSILGANYDRFKLLFIVSLLICILTFGLMLLGKDVSIVSIENQNKEKETINWLILIVPILVLFFNSLTQSAITSFVSLYAISLGFAGAGMFFSVNAIGMISSRFIMNRLVIHFGEFKMLLLNSLLFFISVYLIGQVTRMYQLLFLALPAGFATGAVAPIVNTFLIKRMPESKNGIANATYYAAMDIGYAIGSVVWGIIAAFSGYRMIFYLGALMQIVGVILCLAQMKIYRLK; encoded by the coding sequence GTGAAAGAAAAACTTTGGACAAAAAAGTATCTATTATCAGTAATAATTCTTTTCGCAATATGCCTTTGTTCCAATATTGTATTGTCGGTTCTAACGATTTTTGCTAAAAATTTAACTGGATTAGATACATACGCAGGATTGATGACATCAATTTTTACTTTGGCAGCTTTGTGTGTTCGTTTTATTGCGGGTATTTTGTTAGATAAATTTGGGTGTAAAAAAGTAATATTAGGTGGTATAACGTTGATGATGGCTGCAGCATTTTTCTTTATTGACTGTAAGCAAATTGAATTGGCGATTATTTATCGAATAATGCAAGGGATTGGGTTTGGAATAGCTTCAACTGGGGCTAGTACATATGTTGCCAAAATGTGTCATCCTAATCGATTATTAGAAGGGGTTAGTTATGCTTCTATTGCCAACAGTTTAACAGGGGTAGTAGGACCATCGATTGCTTATAGTATTTTAGGAGCTAATTATGATCGCTTTAAATTGCTTTTTATTGTTTCATTATTAATTTGTATTTTAACTTTTGGGTTAATGCTGCTGGGTAAAGATGTATCAATTGTTAGCATAGAAAATCAAAATAAAGAGAAAGAAACTATTAATTGGCTTATTTTAATTGTTCCGATTTTAGTATTATTCTTTAATTCCTTGACGCAAAGTGCAATTACCTCATTTGTTTCTCTATATGCAATTAGTCTTGGATTTGCTGGAGCAGGAATGTTTTTTTCAGTAAATGCAATTGGAATGATTAGTTCGCGTTTTATTATGAATAGACTAGTTATTCATTTTGGTGAGTTCAAAATGTTGTTATTAAATTCTTTATTATTTTTTATTAGTGTATATTTAATTGGTCAAGTAACTAGGATGTACCAACTCCTGTTTTTAGCGCTTCCCGCTGGATTTGCAACTGGAGCTGTTGCCCCGATTGTTAATACATTTTTAATTAAGCGAATGCCGGAAAGTAAAAACGGTATTGCTAATGCGACATATTATGCTGCAATGGATATTGGGTATGCAATTGGTTCAGTTGTTTGGGGAATTATTGCTGCCTTTAGTGGTTATCGGATGATTTTTTATCTTGGGGCATTAATGCAAATAGTTGGTGTCATTCTTTGCTTAGCTCAAATGAAGATTTATCGATTAAAATAA
- a CDS encoding MerR family transcriptional regulator, translating into MTIAEVSKKFGISSTTLRYYEKIGLMNPVAKNISGHRDYQEPDLRRINFIKCMRAAGMTIEQIKLYVDLFNEGEHTISQRKDIMIEQLGNLEAQVEELQSIISYLKHKIDNYESTLVKREMEQRNKLKG; encoded by the coding sequence ATGACAATTGCAGAAGTTAGTAAAAAATTTGGGATTAGTTCGACAACATTACGATATTATGAAAAAATTGGATTAATGAATCCTGTAGCAAAAAATATTAGTGGTCATCGAGATTATCAGGAACCGGATTTGCGTCGAATCAATTTTATTAAATGTATGCGGGCTGCTGGAATGACAATTGAGCAAATAAAGTTGTATGTAGATTTATTTAATGAAGGAGAGCATACGATTTCTCAAAGAAAAGATATTATGATCGAACAATTAGGAAATTTAGAAGCACAAGTTGAAGAATTACAGTCGATCATCAGCTATTTAAAGCATAAAATAGATAATTATGAAAGTACTCTAGTAAAAAGAGAAATGGAGCAGCGGAATAAACTAAAAGGGTAG
- a CDS encoding LytTR family DNA-binding domain-containing protein — protein sequence MKLICNEKHRQKLETFFARYQELDIILVEQGIEYAGLYYTFTLNNLKSVESDLNEMLERYLIGYLAEKIHRINYQDIVYIEGFSKEAYLNTQTCQYLCHYKLYELEQLLDKYSFIRINRSIIVNINYIEYMLPELNSRYTLYMQNGIMLVLTRSYLKKFKERLEIR from the coding sequence TTGAAATTAATATGTAATGAGAAACATCGTCAAAAATTAGAAACATTTTTTGCTCGTTATCAAGAATTAGATATTATTTTAGTGGAACAAGGAATAGAATATGCAGGGTTATATTATACTTTTACACTCAATAATTTAAAAAGTGTTGAAAGTGATTTAAATGAGATGCTCGAACGGTATTTAATTGGTTATCTTGCTGAGAAGATACATAGGATTAATTATCAAGATATTGTCTATATTGAAGGATTTTCCAAAGAGGCCTATTTAAACACACAGACATGTCAGTACCTATGTCATTATAAACTATATGAATTAGAGCAATTATTAGATAAATATAGCTTTATTCGGATAAATAGGTCGATAATTGTAAATATTAATTATATTGAGTATATGCTGCCTGAACTGAATTCTCGTTATACCTTGTATATGCAAAATGGAATCATGCTAGTCCTAACAAGAAGTTATTTGAAGAAATTTAAAGAAAGGTTAGAAATAAGGTGA
- a CDS encoding M60 family metallopeptidase, which produces MKKILAFFLVVVVLLGSTQLTIYADNESQGQEITTSVTNGESTKNENDSSMITNEKTVNNESTSPEKTADVKNSSITGKVKLIINTQYFKKNISTLSAQLANIEQTYTGELDSTKENSQIFEFKNIVNGTYTLTIQGDGYETVSKEVVVNNNETTVKYVNTNSVADNIEGNGFGTFAYGDFNKDGKIDSKDKKILSTAIFNNDSSNSLLDIDDNNKIDLLDLHTFTYAYSDNGTTQVTRLEPVIETQPLLVNNVSLNNDELQGTLEGKIENIFSETAQEETLKLKPEKDEEISQSNPIQMSLEVKKPVAVTQLTIQGTKENAITEGSVIVVAENGEEIEAVISTAKSRARMASRQAIVQADGSIVIDLGTQIAVKKVTIKVTGTSSKSLAEISKVEFLNGMEDHIPAPKLDIPTGITVDELDEELYIKWDALNNVTGYKVKITYNGKTEEHASNVNSFNLKSFNDKDLLNGKTYKISVKAINDADKNSLWESDYSAAVEATPQASKVPDAPDNVKAVGAYRSINVSWKDMKSTDSYNVFYREKGNGEYIEAVSKYEGTSYTITSLKDNTKYEVYVTGNNKKGTGPASLVSEATTVNILPAQLPQYKLLNTSNGEGKLSNHINNVYYGNNGVTEIVNSPLDEVSTTTNSALALVDDNYDSYLQINDWDFGVSYHRNWRLTFEFDDTYEMNYISFAGPVNDSSINNIGISYYDESGKEVDASIDAFRRKTDDNGRIYFIAHLAKPIKTNKVRFGVQSSNRTMRISEFNFYYYDSLEEDVNALFTDSFHLTVRDDVTSTTLDDLQTRLNTPDEVSQELHPFKDLIQLELNQARQVVEGTALQNMQEIHNGIAASKQGNLGFGGLNSWQPLGYVTYPGDTFIVYVGQEGKRNGQAVNLQLVYSQYHAESASFVSSPISLKVGKNEISMKELQSIGVEKGGSVYVQYTGNSNEKIAVRVSGGEKIATLDLYQVSDENERLEKVKTYLQSLQTQINKMASKHEELHRDDNSVNYDYDEKNCILGATEIMLDHMLYSVSGKQIMAGLKGTTLDEKANQLLNSLNAMDQMMELFYQNKGLNENAAAINDRYPAQHLNIRYQRMFAGAFMYAGGNHIGIEWGSVSGLSNGIPFEAAENGKYLSGSLFGWGIAHEIGHNINQGSYAIAEITNNYFSLLSQNRDSNDTTRFKYPDVYEKVTSNTVGMSSNVFTQLAMYWQLHLAYDQNYHYKLYDSHEEQLNSLFFARVDYYARNPGKVNIPEGGTALKLNSDAQQNFVRLASAAANKDLTDFFTAWGIIPNEETKAFISQFEAETDKIQYLDDDSMAYRLDGKARMSVDTEINASLSNDKNSNQVTLTISNTNKVDGAMLGYEILRNGQAVGFVNAETGETTFTDTVSTVNNRVFTYSIIGYDKLLNRTAELTLKPIKISHDGSLDKDQWLIETNLISDNDEAVGDEDSTPCLPEQKAVNDLIDNNYQNVYKGSTDTKQGEFIVSLNTLADITGVKLTNPSFNQVQIYVSDDKDNWTLVKEDSLKTGEENKLYFSQIVNDELENNKSLVSYSSSYIKIVAVDENDISLSEIDVLGPTGDNIDMSQENSIGILSGDYKLDANNTIPKGSLIFTGTYAGNPAYNVVELRYNKDEILSGYQAIFAEDPGDGDLADVSEGTWIYYLIPETDETGKIIENSFGYQDDEGNFVKVELPGSIKPELYRVNDAQTNAGQRLVSDSFEVKIPTELPSITIGNQKRGGK; this is translated from the coding sequence ATGAAGAAAATACTTGCTTTTTTTCTTGTCGTAGTTGTTTTGCTGGGGTCAACACAGTTAACTATTTATGCTGATAATGAAAGTCAGGGGCAAGAAATAACTACATCAGTTACAAATGGTGAATCAACAAAAAATGAAAACGATTCTTCAATGATAACTAATGAAAAAACAGTTAATAATGAATCAACGTCGCCAGAAAAAACAGCTGATGTTAAGAATTCTTCAATAACGGGTAAAGTAAAACTGATTATTAATACGCAGTATTTTAAAAAGAATATTAGTACTTTGTCAGCACAATTAGCTAATATTGAACAAACTTACACTGGAGAATTAGATTCGACTAAAGAAAATAGTCAAATCTTTGAATTTAAGAATATTGTTAATGGAACATATACTTTAACAATTCAAGGTGATGGTTATGAAACTGTTAGTAAAGAGGTTGTTGTTAATAACAATGAAACTACTGTAAAGTATGTCAATACAAACTCAGTTGCTGATAATATTGAAGGCAATGGATTTGGTACATTTGCATATGGTGATTTTAATAAGGATGGTAAAATTGATAGCAAAGATAAAAAAATATTATCTACTGCCATTTTTAATAATGATAGTTCTAATTCTTTATTAGATATTGATGATAATAATAAAATTGATTTATTAGATTTACACACTTTTACATATGCTTATAGTGATAATGGAACTACTCAAGTTACAAGATTGGAACCAGTTATTGAAACTCAGCCATTGTTAGTAAACAATGTCTCATTAAATAATGATGAGTTACAAGGAACTTTAGAGGGAAAAATAGAAAATATTTTTAGTGAGACAGCTCAAGAAGAAACGCTTAAGTTAAAGCCAGAAAAAGATGAAGAAATTTCACAAAGTAATCCGATTCAAATGAGTCTTGAAGTTAAAAAGCCAGTAGCAGTTACACAGTTGACGATTCAAGGCACTAAAGAAAATGCAATAACAGAAGGTAGTGTAATTGTTGTCGCTGAGAATGGAGAAGAGATAGAAGCAGTTATCAGTACAGCTAAATCACGTGCTCGCATGGCTTCACGACAAGCAATCGTTCAGGCTGATGGATCAATTGTAATTGATTTAGGAACTCAAATTGCAGTAAAAAAAGTTACGATTAAAGTAACAGGAACATCTTCTAAATCATTAGCAGAAATTTCTAAAGTAGAGTTTTTAAATGGGATGGAAGATCATATTCCTGCTCCAAAATTAGATATTCCGACAGGAATTACAGTTGATGAGTTAGATGAAGAACTCTATATTAAGTGGGATGCATTAAATAACGTTACAGGTTATAAAGTAAAAATAACCTATAATGGTAAGACTGAGGAGCATGCCTCTAATGTCAATTCATTTAATTTAAAATCATTTAACGATAAAGATCTATTAAATGGTAAAACATATAAAATTAGTGTTAAAGCGATTAATGATGCTGATAAAAATTCACTTTGGGAATCAGATTATTCAGCTGCAGTTGAGGCTACACCACAAGCTTCAAAAGTTCCTGATGCACCTGATAATGTAAAAGCAGTTGGTGCTTATCGCTCGATTAATGTATCTTGGAAAGATATGAAGAGTACAGATTCTTACAATGTTTTTTATCGTGAAAAGGGGAATGGAGAGTATATTGAGGCTGTAAGTAAATACGAAGGAACCTCATATACAATCACTTCTTTAAAGGATAATACTAAATATGAAGTATATGTTACTGGTAATAATAAAAAAGGTACAGGGCCAGCTTCTTTAGTAAGTGAAGCAACGACGGTTAATATTTTACCTGCTCAATTACCACAATATAAATTGCTTAATACTTCAAATGGTGAAGGGAAATTATCAAATCATATCAATAATGTTTACTACGGAAATAATGGAGTTACAGAAATCGTAAATAGCCCGTTAGATGAAGTGAGTACGACAACTAATAGCGCTTTAGCTTTAGTAGATGATAACTATGATTCTTATCTACAAATCAATGACTGGGATTTTGGAGTTAGTTATCACCGTAATTGGCGTTTGACGTTTGAATTTGATGATACCTATGAAATGAACTATATTTCATTTGCTGGACCAGTTAATGATAGTAGTATTAATAATATTGGAATTTCATATTATGATGAAAGTGGTAAAGAAGTAGACGCTTCGATCGATGCTTTCAGAAGAAAAACAGATGATAACGGAAGAATTTATTTTATCGCTCATCTTGCGAAACCAATAAAAACTAATAAAGTTAGATTTGGAGTACAAAGTTCAAATCGAACAATGCGTATTTCAGAGTTTAATTTTTATTACTATGATTCATTAGAAGAAGATGTCAATGCTTTATTTACAGATTCATTCCATTTAACTGTAAGAGATGATGTTACTTCTACAACGCTTGATGATTTACAAACTAGATTGAATACACCTGACGAGGTATCACAAGAATTACATCCATTTAAAGATTTAATTCAGTTAGAGCTTAATCAAGCAAGACAAGTTGTTGAGGGAACTGCACTACAAAATATGCAAGAGATTCATAATGGAATTGCAGCAAGTAAACAAGGAAACCTTGGATTTGGAGGATTAAACTCTTGGCAACCGTTAGGATATGTTACATATCCTGGTGATACATTTATCGTTTATGTAGGTCAAGAAGGAAAACGTAATGGACAAGCTGTGAATTTACAACTTGTATATTCGCAATATCATGCTGAATCAGCTTCGTTTGTTAGTAGTCCAATTAGCTTAAAAGTTGGTAAAAATGAAATCAGTATGAAAGAATTACAGTCTATCGGAGTTGAAAAAGGTGGATCTGTGTATGTTCAATATACTGGTAATTCTAATGAAAAGATTGCTGTTAGAGTATCAGGCGGTGAAAAGATTGCTACATTAGATTTATATCAAGTTAGTGATGAAAATGAACGATTAGAAAAAGTAAAAACTTATCTTCAAAGTTTACAAACACAAATTAATAAAATGGCTTCAAAACACGAAGAACTTCATCGTGATGACAATAGTGTTAACTATGATTATGACGAGAAAAATTGTATTTTAGGAGCTACTGAGATTATGCTTGATCATATGCTGTACTCAGTATCAGGTAAACAAATCATGGCTGGTTTAAAAGGTACAACATTAGATGAAAAGGCAAATCAATTATTAAATTCATTAAATGCAATGGATCAAATGATGGAATTATTCTATCAAAATAAGGGGCTTAATGAAAATGCAGCTGCTATTAATGATCGCTATCCTGCTCAGCATTTAAATATCCGTTATCAAAGAATGTTTGCTGGTGCTTTTATGTACGCTGGTGGAAATCATATCGGAATTGAATGGGGTTCAGTATCTGGTTTATCAAATGGAATTCCATTTGAAGCAGCAGAAAATGGAAAATATTTATCGGGTTCTTTATTTGGTTGGGGAATTGCCCATGAAATTGGACATAACATTAATCAAGGAAGTTATGCAATTGCAGAAATAACTAATAACTATTTCTCATTATTATCACAAAATCGTGATTCTAATGATACAACAAGATTTAAATATCCAGATGTTTATGAAAAAGTAACTTCAAATACGGTTGGAATGTCAAGTAATGTCTTTACACAATTGGCAATGTATTGGCAATTACATTTAGCTTATGATCAAAATTATCATTATAAATTATATGATTCACACGAGGAACAATTAAATTCATTGTTCTTTGCTCGAGTAGATTATTATGCTCGTAATCCTGGGAAGGTGAATATTCCTGAAGGTGGTACTGCATTAAAATTAAACAGTGATGCTCAACAAAACTTTGTACGTTTAGCTTCAGCAGCAGCTAACAAAGATTTAACAGATTTCTTTACAGCATGGGGAATTATTCCAAATGAAGAAACTAAAGCATTTATTAGCCAATTTGAAGCAGAAACAGATAAAATACAATATTTAGATGATGATTCAATGGCTTATCGTTTAGATGGTAAAGCTAGAATGTCTGTAGACACTGAAATTAATGCATCATTATCAAATGACAAAAATAGTAATCAAGTAACATTAACTATTTCTAACACAAATAAAGTTGATGGAGCAATGTTAGGTTATGAAATTTTAAGAAACGGTCAAGCAGTTGGATTTGTAAATGCAGAAACTGGTGAAACAACATTTACAGATACTGTTTCAACTGTTAATAATCGTGTTTTTACTTATTCAATCATTGGATATGATAAATTATTAAATCGAACTGCAGAGTTGACTTTAAAACCAATCAAAATTTCTCATGATGGAAGTCTTGATAAAGATCAATGGCTGATTGAAACTAATCTTATTTCAGATAATGATGAAGCAGTTGGTGATGAAGATTCAACACCATGTTTACCAGAACAAAAAGCAGTAAACGATTTAATTGATAACAATTATCAAAATGTTTATAAAGGGAGTACAGATACAAAACAAGGTGAATTTATTGTTTCACTAAATACTTTGGCTGACATAACCGGGGTTAAATTAACTAACCCGTCATTTAATCAAGTACAGATTTATGTAAGTGATGATAAGGACAACTGGACTTTAGTAAAAGAAGACTCATTAAAAACAGGTGAAGAAAATAAATTATATTTTAGCCAGATTGTTAATGATGAATTAGAAAATAATAAATCATTGGTTTCATATTCAAGTAGTTATATTAAGATTGTTGCTGTTGATGAAAATGATATTAGTTTATCGGAAATTGATGTCTTAGGACCAACAGGTGATAATATTGATATGTCGCAAGAAAATAGTATTGGTATATTAAGCGGTGATTATAAACTAGATGCAAATAATACAATTCCAAAGGGATCATTGATCTTTACAGGAACATATGCTGGAAATCCAGCTTATAATGTTGTGGAATTAAGATATAATAAAGATGAAATTTTAAGTGGCTATCAAGCTATTTTTGCAGAAGATCCTGGAGATGGGGATCTAGCTGATGTTAGTGAAGGAACTTGGATTTATTATTTAATTCCTGAAACTGATGAAACTGGAAAAATCATAGAAAATAGCTTTGGATATCAAGATGATGAAGGAAATTTTGTTAAAGTTGAACTTCCTGGCTCAATTAAACCAGAGTTGTATCGCGTTAACGATGCTCAAACAAATGCTGGTCAACGTTTAGTAAGTGATTCTTTTGAAGTGAAAATTCCAACTGAATTACCTTCAATCACAATCGGAAATCAAAAGAGAGGTGGTAAATAA
- a CDS encoding LytTR family transcriptional regulator DNA-binding domain-containing protein has protein sequence MSKKLSQLLGELAVNQFIQVHKSYIVNQNHIVIRKSNEIVLKNKIAIPIGRKFKNTN, from the coding sequence ATTTCGAAAAAACTTAGTCAATTACTCGGTGAATTAGCTGTTAATCAATTTATTCAAGTTCACAAGAGCTATATTGTTAATCAAAACCACATTGTTATTCGAAAAAGTAATGAAATAGTTTTAAAAAATAAAATAGCTATTCCGATTGGTCGGAAATTTAAAAATACTAATTAA
- a CDS encoding DeoR/GlpR family DNA-binding transcription regulator: MLQQERHNQIIAKLDLEGQVRVRDLSKDFNVTEDCIRKDLTILEKNGKLKRIHGGATQIRTNLHRVNVGERIGLNSPEKKLIAQKAVEIIEPGTMVFLGISTINIELAKLIYQRDMNVTVVTNMIELINIFRGECRARLIFIGGEFNNPKDGFLGAITIDQIKSYKFDLSFLGVVGIDLHSGNITTYDIDDGLTKKQVINSSKKSYMLAETAKLKLDGNYVFSHIDDFTGIICEKAVTLQQRELINKYGLDIL, translated from the coding sequence ATGTTACAACAAGAACGGCATAATCAGATTATTGCTAAACTAGATTTAGAAGGGCAAGTAAGAGTTAGAGATTTAAGTAAGGATTTTAATGTAACCGAAGATTGTATTCGTAAAGATTTAACAATACTAGAAAAAAATGGAAAATTAAAGAGAATTCATGGTGGAGCAACACAGATACGAACTAATCTTCATCGTGTTAATGTCGGTGAGCGAATTGGTTTAAATTCACCTGAAAAGAAGCTTATTGCTCAAAAAGCAGTTGAAATAATTGAGCCGGGAACAATGGTTTTTTTAGGAATTTCAACAATTAATATTGAGTTGGCAAAACTTATCTATCAGCGTGATATGAACGTAACGGTTGTAACTAATATGATTGAATTGATCAATATTTTTAGAGGTGAATGTCGAGCAAGATTGATTTTTATTGGTGGAGAATTTAATAATCCTAAAGACGGATTCTTAGGTGCAATTACTATAGACCAAATAAAGAGTTATAAATTTGACTTGTCATTTTTAGGTGTGGTTGGAATTGACTTACATTCAGGAAATATTACAACTTATGATATCGATGATGGATTAACTAAAAAGCAAGTGATTAATTCTAGTAAAAAGAGTTATATGTTGGCTGAAACGGCAAAATTAAAATTAGACGGGAATTATGTTTTTTCTCATATAGATGATTTTACGGGAATTATTTGTGAAAAGGCGGTAACGCTTCAACAACGGGAACTTATTAATAAATATGGATTAGATATTTTATGA